The following is a genomic window from Solanum stenotomum isolate F172 chromosome 4, ASM1918654v1, whole genome shotgun sequence.
ACATTCGAATGATGGCAGTACATCGGGCACTGTTGATGTAATGACGCTTATGTTTTAAGTTTATTAATATAACATCCtattattaccaaaaaaaaagatctacagttgtatttatatttgtataattttaaaattgtgtaTAGTTAGCCTGATTGTATAGTTGTgctcatatttgtataattttgaaTTGTATATAGTTACCCTGATTGTATCATTGTactcatatttgtataattctgaAACTGTCTACAGTTACCACAATTGTATATTTGTCCTTGTATAATTCCAAAATTGTATATAGTTACCATAAttgtttatttgtatatattttgtttaatgtTTGGGATTTGTTTCTGATTATTTCACTTTTGACATGATTTGTTAGGGAGCAAACAAGCTCCAATTAATGCCCCTGATAAGCAATGTTAATACAAATATTGGTATAATGGAATAATATTCGTATAATAGATGACTTACGCAAGTGTCTGCCTGAAGATGCATTCAATCATTTTTGcgcaacaatttatacaaatcaaattgGTACTTACCAGCTTATACAAATACGTACAAATATagcttaattatattattataaatatatcttcttcttaCTTATTCAATTCAAATACAATTGAAAATCGTTCTTCCACCAGAACATCAATTATCAATGGATTCATTATGAAAATTTCGAAGTGAATACAAATCAAATAATATACAATTTTGACCAAATCTTCAATAAACATTgttacaaatacaatttcaacAAATTACATAACTCATCTATAagtaatttgatttgattgattCAGAACACAAAAAAAGGAAGTGAATTCATTGAATCATGTTCAATTTGTATAATCAACAAAGAaactaattgattttttttagttacaTACGTCGATTTCATAAACCAGAAAGAATCGTGTTGTTAATATAGAGGAAGTCATATTTGGTATGAAACCCTAATGAGATACTATTCTGTTATTTATGGAACTGTTTACCATTTTAATCGAGATTGCCTctcattttaataaaataaaattgaattctgaaatgtataaattcataaaaacatgtgaattatacaaaagaGAATGCCCATAACAACTAAAATTGTAGCTACAACCCGTAATTATGCAATCTCTAGCTAAGGAgcctaattaaattttatatagtaGCTATTTGCGAAATTTACTTTATCCTTATGGGACCACGACCCAAATATTTTACTTGAGATACTCCTTGTTTGCACGGACCAGTGgttcttttgttcttcttttttgtcTTGTCAGTTATGTCTTTGTACTtcaagttattatttttatcttatcaTTTATTGACTTTGTACTTTAATCGAAAAAGGATCATATTTCCCCTTGTATTTTTACAAAAAGGTTATATTTGCCCTTATCATACTTTTTTGACTTATTTGCCTCTGTCATACAACTTTAGGCACATATTTATCCTTAGACTATTAAGTTTCACGTTTTCACTTTTATCATCCTACATggtgttatatatataatctgCTTAAAATCTCCTCctaatttaattaagaaaaaaggaaaaatatacccccgaactatcgtaaatggtatctAAATATCtttcgttatacttttgggacaCTGATGTCCTTACCGTCCAAATTTTGGGACATATATAACCTTTCTAGTAACGGCGGGATCTAAAAACGCCTACCCAAAAACCACCCAGATTTATTAAAACCCACAAACAAATTATAACCCAAAATCATCTACTCTTTTATCCACCCATTTTAATTCTCAATTCCATTATAAACAGACCCACATGATTTTTTGTTAGCAAATGCAATTTCATAAACTCATTTTGATCCTATAAACAgacctaaaataatttttgttagCAAATGTCAGATGAATTTTTGTTATAGttagatttataaaaataatttatgatacTTCACTATAAACACTTTTTTTCTCCTAAAACTTTGGTAGCAATGGAGCACGTCAAATTATTTGACCCCCAAGTTGTGGTTGTGGttgaggagaagaaagaattcTTTGATCTCCattataaattcttttaaattattttttaaaagctaaATATAATAGTCACATTTTTAGCATTACTATGAATTTCATTGAATACTAcatcaaattatttcttttcctcAATCACAACTGGTGCTTCTGCTGCTCGACCAGGGGCATTGACGATAGCTGCGGATCCGAAGATGCGGCTGAAACTCCAAGCTTGACTACCTTCTTCGGTGCTTCAATAGTGGTAAGAGGGCAGACGAAAGTTGCTCGGTAGTGGTGGAGTTTGGGAGTGCGAATGGGGAGTTCTAGGGTTTTGGTGGGGAAGAAAATTGATGCTTTTTAATTTGGATTTGGTGGAGAAGATGATAAGTGTTTAGAGAAGTTTTGGGTTGTAATTTGGGTGGGCTTTTTAATTAATCTGGGCGGGTCTTTTATTTATGGattgaaatttcataaattttggaTAGACGTTTTAGATTGCGACACGTGTCCCGCTATTAGTAGAAAGGTTATATAAGTCCCAAAATTTGGACGGTAAGGACATCAGTGTCCAAAAAGTATAACGAAAGGTATTTagataccatttacgatagttcgggggtatatttgtccttttatACCCAATCAATATTATAACCAccaatttaacaaataaaacttcCAATCTGTAGACGAAAATATTATGATTCAATGTAATCCAACATGATTCAATTAGGCATAcacataagaaaataataatcagtTTTCCAATCCGATTCAACTCCAACTCAATCCCAAATAAGGTGAGATCTACTATATGAACCATTTGTATCATgctctaattatttttttaagaaaaaatctgGTAACCAAAAATTTTATGGACAATCGTGCGATAAACGTCATCAAATTTCTTTCCAAGATAAACTGCATCAACGATTATTCCATAGGATAGCAGGGCTTGAAATGGTACCATCACCtgaacaataacaaataaaataatttaataaatcagTAACCATTAATTATTCTTAACATATATCCAATTACTAAAATCAAGAATGTAAAAAAATGTTCTAATACAAAAAACCTCATAGTCTTCATTGTATTTCCACATAGTAAGACTGTAAACGAATCCATttataattcatcatttttcaaTCGGTTAGAGTTGAGGTCCCTCCATAATATTGATTggacataataattaaattaggaGGAAATTTTAAGTGAACTAAATATATTTAAGTAGGATGATAGAAGTGGTGATATGAAACTTAATAGTCTAGGGATAAATATGTGTCCAAAGTTGGATGACACGAACAAATTAACCAAAAAAGTATGACAAAGGGCAACTATAACTGTTGTGATGTAAAGTAGGTGACATTAGTGTTAATAGTTAGTTAGTAACAAAAAGGGCAATTTAGTCTATCAAGAAgagttagttataactaactcAATGCACTGTTATCAAAGTAGTTACAAGGATAGCTCTATAAATAGCTACTCTCCATTGTATTTTTGCTTTAAGCCGATATATGAAATCTtctcctctcttcttcttctttctcattctcttctctaaatctttcattcatgattgagtttCTTTAGTTTACgatcatggtatcagagctttgTGCTTCAGTCTGATTAGGAGCTGAAGTTGGTATTGTTCAAATAATCAATTATATGATTCATCGTTCATGGAAGTGTGTTAAAGGTGGTCACAGATCGTAGTTTGAGATAAGGCTGgaatttatattatttgtgtTTGAACTGTTAGCTATTTGTTTCCGCGATTTGAAGCTCAATTTGATCATAAATGGCACCTGAAAGTAATTCAACTGATCTACCTCAAAATGGATCTGCAGcttttatttctcaaactagCAGTTCAGTGCAAGGACAAGGTATTAATTATAATCATCTTATGTTTCTTAATCCTACTGATGTTAGTGGTATTAGCTTGATTTCATTTCAATTGCTTGGTATTGAAAATTATATACTATGGAGTAGATCTATTCGTTTAGCATTGTTAGGAAGAAATAAGCGTGGGTTAATTGATTGAACTGTCAGAAAGGAAATGTATGGTGTAGAATTGTGGGGACATTGGGAAAGGGTGAACGCAATTGTGTTGTCCTGGTTGTTGTACTCTGTGTCCAAAAGTTTGTTGAGTGATCTTGCATTTGCCTCTAGTGTGTTTGATGTTTGGATTGATCTAAGAGAAAGGTTTGATCGAGTAGATGGTTCTAGAACCTATAGTTTGTACAAAGACATATCTTCTATACAACAGAGTACTGCATTTGTTTATGAGTATTACACAAGGCTTAAAACTCTGTGGGATGAGTTTGAGATATTAGTGCCATCTCCTTGTTGCAATTGTGAGATTTCAAAATTTGTGACTCACATGAACAGACAGAAGGTATATCAGTTTTTAATGGGATTGAATGAATCCTATCGACAAGCCAGGAGTCAGATTCTTATGCTAGATCCATTACCAACAATTAATCATGTGTATTCTATGATAGTTAGAGATGAATGTCAAAAGGTTGTGGTAACATGTGCTACTAGTTTGGGAATGGCATCTATCAGTTTGGATTCCTTTGTTGCTATGTACTCAAAAGCTGGCAGTAGTTCAGGTGTTGGTAGTAGCTCTGGTGTGAATTAGAAGGTCAAAAGGAATTCCCTACTACTATGTGATTTTTGCAAGTGTAAAGGTCATAGCAAAGAGTTTTGCTATAAAATAGTGGGTTATCCTCCTGATTTTAAATCCAAAAGGAAGGTACAAGGGGGGTCTAGTCCACAAGCTAGCAGTCCTTCTAGTCATTATCCATCAGCCTATGCCAACTTTACATATGGTCTTAATACAAATATTCCTCCACCTGGCTGGGGAATCTCACTTAACCAACAACAACTTATGAATGGTCATGCTCCTGAAGTGTCATCTACTATTACTCCAAATAGAATAAGTCAAGTTGAGAGAGAGGTTCAACAGATGTTACATGGTTGCACATTTACAAAAGACCAATATGATCATATTTTGAAGATGGTTCAATAGAAAGCAGATGCTTCTACTGTTTCTGCTTGCAACACTACTAGTACTTCAGGTAAAACTTCTTCTATTATTGATCACAACCAAGTATGGATTGTTAATACAGGTGCAACAAATCATATGGTCTCTATCTTGGACATGATGCGGAAGATTCAGTGTCAAAACTTGCAGAAGTTAAACCTGTGTATCTACCAAATGGTACTACCACACAAGTATCTCATGTTGGTTCATGTGCTTTATCAGCCAGAAGTCTGGTCACTAATGCATTGCATG
Proteins encoded in this region:
- the LOC125861549 gene encoding uncharacterized protein LOC125861549, with translation MAPESNSTDLPQNGSAAFISQTSSSVQGQELWGHWERVNAIVLSWLLYSVSKSLLSDLAFASSVFDVWIDLRERFDRVDGSRTYSLYKDISSIQQSTAFVYEYYTRLKTLWDEFEILVPSPCCNCEISKFVTHMNRQKVYQFLMGLNESYRQARSQILMLDPLPTINHVYSMIVRDECQKVVVTCATSLGMASISLDSFVAMYSKAGSSSGVGSSSVGYPPDFKSKRKVQGGSSPQASSPSSHYPSAYANFTYGLNTNIPPPGWGISLNQQQLMNGHAPEVSSTITPNRISQVEREYFRCNKSYGLYLGHDAEDSVSKLAEVKPVYLPNGTTTQVSHVGSCALSARSLVTNALHVPDFKYNLLSELCSGKVKEVSKEEGGLYLLMKHFTNKIDSSPGKEVAFTVNNTKAVDMELWHQRLGHVSSAVLARMFAMSQQILCKVTNCSFGKLVKILRSDNGTQFVNSVCISTFKEMGILLSSSVLKYETPYERLYGRQPVLTHLKTIGCLCFAKHLTEHEKLMPRVRSAVYMGYFEIQKGYILFDLGKRSFFVSRDVVFREDQFHFAQCPTIACPSRVPYDETELPLSNAIPGPEVAPDEVVSDSIPNGSRLVSESRRSFRHKQPPVWMKDFVSCPLNKVVPHSICNNISYDHLSSSYQSYIVATSIIKEPEPTLKL